One segment of Caldanaerobius polysaccharolyticus DSM 13641 DNA contains the following:
- a CDS encoding RsmF rRNA methyltransferase first C-terminal domain-containing protein encodes MILPDAYLKRMKELLGNEYNDFIQSYYSERCYGLRVNTSKVAVEDFARIFPHELQRVPWCPTGFYYEKGIKPGKHPYHAAGLYYVQEPSAMAVVEALSPQPGEVVLDISAAPGGKATHIANKIGEKGLLVANEINPLRARALVENIERLGIKNAVVLNNSPDSLLHSFKNFFDKIVVDAPCSGEGMFRKDPEVCYSWSEGMVRSCSRTQIRILEVAADLLKPGGLMSYSTCTFSPEENEQVISQFLKRRPDFELIDVPVSRLFSRGRPDWGDGNPQLAKCMRLWPHRIRGEGHFIAILKKLESDDIRYTGNKSNSRMLKTGDARLQFFYDFCRETMAKPFDDGRIVTIGDDVYQVPDLLPDLRNLKVLRYGWHLGQLKKGRFEPSHAMALSLRFNDVLRYVDLESDGEAVMNYLRGQPIELSGDMAREKGWLLVCVDGFALGWGKVAGGIFKNHYPKGLRIDW; translated from the coding sequence TTGATTTTACCTGATGCTTACCTTAAGAGAATGAAAGAACTTTTAGGGAATGAGTACAATGATTTTATACAAAGCTATTACAGCGAAAGGTGTTACGGGCTAAGGGTTAACACCTCCAAGGTGGCTGTAGAGGATTTTGCAAGAATATTTCCCCATGAGCTTCAAAGGGTGCCATGGTGTCCAACCGGTTTTTACTATGAAAAAGGTATAAAACCCGGCAAACATCCTTACCACGCTGCAGGGCTTTATTATGTTCAAGAACCCAGCGCTATGGCGGTGGTAGAGGCACTGTCTCCACAGCCTGGAGAGGTTGTGTTGGATATTAGTGCCGCACCTGGAGGTAAAGCTACCCATATAGCGAATAAAATAGGGGAAAAGGGATTGTTGGTAGCTAATGAGATAAATCCGCTGAGGGCCAGGGCGCTGGTTGAAAACATTGAAAGGTTAGGGATTAAAAACGCTGTGGTGTTAAACAATTCTCCGGATAGTCTTTTACATTCATTTAAAAACTTTTTTGATAAAATCGTAGTGGACGCACCGTGTTCTGGTGAAGGGATGTTCAGAAAGGATCCGGAGGTCTGTTACTCCTGGTCTGAGGGTATGGTTAGATCCTGCTCGAGGACACAAATCAGGATACTGGAGGTTGCTGCAGACCTGCTAAAACCGGGAGGGCTTATGAGTTATTCTACGTGCACCTTTTCGCCTGAGGAAAACGAACAGGTGATATCTCAGTTTCTTAAAAGACGACCTGATTTTGAGCTGATAGATGTGCCTGTTAGCAGGTTGTTTTCAAGAGGCAGGCCTGATTGGGGCGATGGCAATCCCCAATTGGCCAAGTGTATGAGGTTGTGGCCCCACAGAATAAGAGGAGAAGGGCACTTTATAGCGATTTTAAAGAAACTGGAAAGTGATGATATAAGATATACAGGTAACAAGAGCAACAGTAGAATGTTAAAAACAGGTGATGCTAGGTTGCAGTTTTTCTACGATTTTTGCCGGGAAACCATGGCGAAGCCTTTTGACGATGGTAGAATAGTGACAATAGGGGATGATGTATACCAGGTGCCAGACCTTTTACCTGATCTTAGAAATTTGAAGGTATTGCGCTATGGCTGGCACCTTGGGCAGTTGAAGAAGGGCAGATTTGAGCCTTCCCACGCTATGGCTTTATCGTTGCGTTTTAATGACGTCCTGCGGTATGTTGACCTAGAATCCGATGGAGAGGCAGTTATGAATTACCTACGGGGACAGCCAATAGAATTGTCGGGGGATATGGCCAGAGAAAAAGGATGGTTACTGGTGTGCGTTGACGGTTTTGCTTTGGGCTGGGGAAAGGTTGCTGGGGGAATTTTTAAGAACCATTATCCTAAAGGGCTTAGGATTGATTGGTAA
- a CDS encoding DUF4097 family beta strand repeat-containing protein: MDEEKMMILKMLEEGKINSKEAMLLLQALGEDKKTKRGESFEEKIEQLNRWGEDFGEKIGSIGESIGEKAASLAERFIEKFLSGTGIKLFDISPFNGMVRELSTTKSWANIPEGLSIDVNGLNGKIELRVYGGDELRAQLNWGVRSDFYTEVDGDLTGIKIVDMLNSEKDPYFSVGYDKDMTKYLNIILWLPHKDYKKVHLRTSNGKICIEKLTCLELTAESSNGRIEVVDARSDEVKCKTSNAKVSLDTLYASSVLVMKSNGKIECTSSEIGDVNFITSNGSIGLVSLKMMQKRNGRIELTNSNGSISLGILDGDDRAYEIGLSTCNGRVTVALGNINYSGKNSFKYKSKDYELAQSSVNIKAISSNGSISVYRETPCEKKVVI; this comes from the coding sequence ATGGATGAGGAAAAGATGATGATTTTAAAAATGCTGGAAGAAGGGAAAATAAACAGCAAAGAGGCGATGCTTTTGCTACAGGCCCTGGGAGAAGATAAAAAGACAAAAAGAGGAGAGAGCTTTGAAGAAAAAATCGAGCAATTGAACAGGTGGGGCGAGGATTTTGGAGAGAAAATAGGGAGCATTGGTGAAAGCATAGGGGAAAAAGCGGCTAGTCTCGCCGAGCGGTTTATAGAGAAATTCTTAAGCGGAACTGGTATCAAGTTGTTTGATATATCGCCTTTTAACGGTATGGTTCGCGAATTAAGTACGACGAAGTCCTGGGCTAACATACCTGAGGGTTTAAGTATAGATGTCAATGGATTAAACGGTAAAATAGAGTTACGGGTATACGGCGGGGATGAATTAAGAGCGCAGCTGAATTGGGGTGTAAGGTCGGACTTTTATACAGAAGTTGACGGTGATTTAACAGGCATTAAAATAGTCGATATGTTGAACTCAGAGAAAGATCCTTACTTTTCAGTAGGTTATGATAAAGACATGACAAAGTACTTAAACATTATTTTGTGGCTTCCTCATAAGGACTACAAAAAGGTCCATTTAAGGACGTCCAACGGGAAAATATGTATAGAAAAACTTACTTGTTTAGAATTAACCGCAGAATCCAGCAATGGAAGGATAGAAGTCGTAGATGCAAGATCTGATGAAGTAAAATGCAAGACATCCAATGCCAAAGTATCTCTTGATACCCTTTACGCATCGAGTGTCCTTGTGATGAAATCTAACGGTAAAATAGAGTGCACCAGTAGTGAAATAGGGGACGTAAACTTTATCACGTCTAATGGGAGTATTGGGCTTGTTAGTTTAAAAATGATGCAAAAGCGCAACGGACGCATAGAGCTTACCAATTCTAATGGCAGTATAAGCCTTGGCATTTTAGATGGTGACGACAGGGCTTATGAAATAGGGCTTTCTACCTGTAATGGGCGGGTTACAGTGGCTTTAGGCAATATAAATTACTCAGGAAAGAATAGCTTTAAATATAAGAGCAAAGATTATGAATTGGCGCAATCTAGCGTGAACATCAAGGCGATTTCCAGTAATGGCAGTATAAGTGTATATCGAGAGACGCCTTGTGAAAAGAAAGTTGTGATATAA
- a CDS encoding DUF2089 domain-containing protein, translating to MKKEVLGLCPICGERLEVTHLHCPQCDIDIKGQFELCRFCHLTREQKEFLEVFIKCRGNIKDVEKELGISYPTVKNRLENVISALGLDDTAYTPADDFNRKMGILAKLDRGEISASEAIKLLNDGR from the coding sequence TTGAAGAAGGAAGTGCTGGGTCTCTGCCCTATATGCGGTGAAAGACTGGAAGTAACCCACTTGCACTGCCCTCAATGCGATATAGACATCAAAGGACAATTTGAACTCTGCCGATTTTGTCACCTGACCAGAGAACAAAAGGAGTTTCTAGAGGTTTTTATCAAATGCAGAGGTAATATAAAGGATGTGGAAAAAGAACTGGGCATTTCATATCCCACGGTTAAAAACAGGTTAGAGAATGTGATATCAGCACTTGGGCTAGACGACACAGCTTACACGCCTGCTGACGACTTCAATAGAAAAATGGGGATACTGGCTAAACTGGACAGAGGAGAGATTTCGGCCAGTGAGGCGATTAAATTGTTAAATGATGGGAGGTAA
- a CDS encoding SHOCT domain-containing protein — protein sequence MMWNNWWSGDGWWGYMHMFGLGGLIMMIFYVLIVILVVYLLVRLLQGGRSYYDYDGNRLSRKSDPLDILKERYARGELTDEEYDRMKQKLKE from the coding sequence ATGATGTGGAATAACTGGTGGAGCGGCGATGGCTGGTGGGGATATATGCACATGTTCGGCCTGGGAGGATTAATAATGATGATATTTTACGTGCTTATAGTGATACTGGTGGTTTACTTGCTTGTGAGGCTTTTACAGGGTGGAAGGTCCTACTACGACTACGACGGTAATAGGTTAAGTAGAAAAAGCGATCCCTTGGACATACTTAAGGAGCGTTACGCTCGGGGAGAGCTGACTGATGAGGAGTACGACAGGATGAAACAAAAGCTGAAAGAATGA
- the thiI gene encoding tRNA uracil 4-sulfurtransferase ThiI, giving the protein MLYLIKYGELALKKQNRGYFEKRLVENITERFGAKGEVKRENGRIFLRTDLDKNQVIDRLKKIFGIVGICLATQVELDLDKMASKAVEIAGDMFKKGFKTFKVETRRPNKAFPYKSPDINATIGARVQQEVEGLSVDVHKPDFIINVEVREEAYIYSEEIPAAGGLPLGTSGKACLLLSGGIDSPVAGWMTMKRGVEIVGIHFHSFPFTSERAKEKVIDLTRVLSMYAGSIKLYVVHFTDIQKSLYENCPPKMMTILMRRMMMRIADRIAKREGALALVTGESIGQVASQTIEAMYVTNAVTDLPVFRPLIGMDKQEIIALARKIGTYDISVLPYEDCCTVFVPKHPLIRPRLDDVEKAEKVLDVNGMVEDALGKLELLQIKGGE; this is encoded by the coding sequence ATGCTTTACTTGATTAAATACGGGGAATTAGCTCTTAAAAAACAGAATAGAGGGTATTTTGAGAAAAGACTGGTTGAAAATATAACAGAGCGCTTTGGAGCCAAAGGTGAAGTCAAAAGAGAAAACGGCAGGATTTTCTTAAGGACAGATCTGGACAAAAATCAGGTGATAGACAGGTTGAAAAAGATTTTCGGCATCGTAGGTATTTGCCTAGCGACGCAGGTAGAACTGGATTTAGACAAAATGGCGTCAAAGGCAGTTGAAATTGCCGGTGATATGTTTAAAAAGGGTTTTAAGACCTTTAAAGTGGAAACTAGAAGGCCCAATAAGGCTTTTCCTTATAAAAGCCCTGATATAAATGCCACAATAGGGGCGAGGGTGCAACAAGAGGTAGAAGGCCTTTCGGTAGATGTCCATAAACCCGATTTTATCATAAACGTAGAGGTGAGAGAGGAAGCGTATATTTACAGTGAAGAAATACCGGCAGCCGGTGGGTTGCCTTTGGGAACCAGCGGAAAAGCCTGTTTGTTGCTGTCAGGGGGCATAGACAGCCCTGTGGCTGGTTGGATGACCATGAAAAGGGGTGTCGAGATAGTAGGGATACACTTTCACAGCTTTCCCTTTACCAGCGAGAGGGCAAAAGAAAAAGTCATTGACCTCACCCGGGTGTTGTCCATGTACGCTGGCAGCATTAAGCTTTACGTAGTGCATTTTACTGATATACAAAAGAGCTTGTACGAAAATTGTCCTCCTAAAATGATGACGATTTTGATGCGCAGGATGATGATGAGGATAGCTGACAGGATTGCCAAAAGAGAAGGGGCTCTTGCCTTGGTGACGGGTGAGAGCATCGGGCAAGTTGCTAGTCAGACCATTGAAGCCATGTACGTCACGAATGCTGTAACGGATTTACCTGTATTCAGGCCGCTCATAGGGATGGATAAGCAAGAGATAATAGCGCTAGCCAGAAAGATAGGCACCTATGACATATCGGTGTTGCCTTACGAGGACTGCTGTACTGTATTTGTACCAAAACATCCTCTGATAAGGCCCAGGTTGGACGATGTGGAAAAAGCGGAGAAGGTGCTGGACGTAAACGGAATGGTTGAGGATGCTTTGGGTAAATTAGAGTTGTTGCAGATTAAAGGTGGTGAGTGA
- a CDS encoding cysteine desulfurase family protein produces MQVYLDNSATTKPYKEAVEKMIDALNEHFANPSSMYRPAMEVEKMVDEARQSVARVIGARKEEIFFTSGGTEANNMAIKGAVHFLKKRKRHVITTVIEHPSVLNTVKRLEHEGFEVQYVSVDSNGIVNLDEIKDSIRDDTAIISVMAVNNEVGSVQPVAEIGDIAKQKGALFHVDAVQGYGKVDLDVTSLNVDMMSLSAHKIHGPKGSGGLYVRKGVRIEPLMDGGGQEGDMRSGTENVPGIVGFGVAARISWENAVRYREYMMCLKKRLWNGLRENVEDCFVNGPPVEKGAPHILNVSFLGIRGEVLLHALEEKGIYVSTGSACSSRKRGISHVLKSMGLPQDRIESAIRFSLCPLNTEEEIDYTVDVLKDIVLEYRKFYRR; encoded by the coding sequence ATGCAGGTATACCTTGATAACAGTGCCACAACAAAGCCTTATAAGGAAGCAGTGGAAAAAATGATTGATGCGCTGAATGAGCACTTTGCCAATCCTTCTTCTATGTACCGTCCTGCTATGGAAGTGGAAAAAATGGTTGACGAAGCGAGGCAAAGCGTGGCCAGGGTAATTGGCGCTAGAAAAGAGGAGATATTTTTTACATCCGGTGGCACGGAGGCCAATAACATGGCTATTAAAGGAGCTGTGCATTTTTTGAAAAAGCGCAAGCGCCACGTTATAACTACTGTGATAGAGCATCCCTCTGTTTTAAATACAGTAAAGAGGCTGGAACATGAGGGTTTTGAGGTACAATATGTGAGTGTTGATTCAAACGGGATAGTTAATTTAGATGAGATAAAGGACAGCATACGGGATGACACGGCGATTATAAGCGTCATGGCTGTGAACAACGAGGTAGGCAGTGTTCAACCCGTGGCGGAAATAGGAGATATAGCAAAGCAAAAGGGCGCTTTATTTCATGTAGATGCCGTGCAGGGCTATGGTAAAGTGGACTTGGATGTGACGTCGTTAAATGTAGATATGATGTCGCTGAGTGCCCATAAAATCCATGGTCCCAAAGGCTCAGGGGGCCTTTACGTGAGGAAAGGTGTGAGGATTGAACCCCTTATGGACGGCGGGGGCCAAGAAGGCGATATGCGGTCGGGTACAGAAAACGTACCGGGTATAGTGGGATTTGGCGTTGCAGCTCGCATATCCTGGGAAAATGCCGTAAGATACAGGGAATACATGATGTGTTTAAAAAAGCGCCTGTGGAATGGGTTAAGGGAGAATGTGGAGGATTGCTTTGTAAATGGCCCGCCGGTGGAAAAAGGAGCGCCTCATATACTCAACGTTTCATTTTTGGGCATAAGAGGGGAAGTGCTGCTACATGCTCTAGAAGAAAAGGGTATATACGTGTCAACGGGTTCCGCATGTTCTTCTCGCAAAAGAGGAATAAGCCATGTGCTAAAAAGCATGGGATTGCCCCAGGATAGGATTGAAAGCGCTATAAGGTTTAGCCTGTGTCCTTTGAACACAGAAGAAGAAATAGATTATACGGTAGATGTATTAAAGGATATAGTTTTGGAATACAGAAAATTTTATCGGAGGTAG
- a CDS encoding NifU family protein, with the protein MKEKVQEVLELIRPSLQADGGDVELVDVDEDGVVKVKLTGACGGCPFALLTLQQGIERSIKERVPEVKKVVSV; encoded by the coding sequence ATGAAAGAGAAAGTACAAGAAGTTTTGGAATTGATCAGGCCATCCCTTCAAGCAGACGGCGGTGATGTGGAACTGGTGGATGTAGATGAGGATGGCGTTGTGAAAGTAAAACTTACAGGTGCATGTGGAGGCTGCCCTTTTGCACTGTTGACGCTTCAGCAGGGCATTGAGAGGAGCATAAAGGAAAGGGTGCCTGAAGTTAAAAAAGTAGTTTCTGTTTGA
- a CDS encoding magnesium transporter, with protein MPIMSLYLSRVLGNKIYSREREVLGKLLDIGVSSEIQHPIALAVKVKTVSGIKYFKWNNFKITKKHGQYEISCTKPIEIKNTENLLFLAKYVLDKQIIDINGRKVVRVNDVRLVLLESGLYAIAVDIGIEGLLRRLGLAKPLKRLLKKFNINISSKFILWEDIETIPQANENIMLSKTHQKLSTLHPSDLADIIEELDIKSGMAIFSSLDRSRAADVLEEMESDTQRNILNTLSAEKAADILEEMSPDEVADILDDLNEDRVEELLNEMENTVSTEIRELMEYPEYTVGSLMTTDYISFKHTLTAEETIQELRRIKPEEDTIYYLYVVDSKNRLIGVVSLRDLVISEPDVPLEKIMNTDVIYVYDMDPISSLIKTVSKYSLMAIPVVDKNMELLGTVIINDIIYELMKSRKNYVRR; from the coding sequence ATGCCAATCATGAGCCTTTACCTGAGCAGGGTGCTCGGGAACAAAATCTATTCTCGTGAAAGGGAAGTACTGGGAAAGCTCCTGGACATAGGAGTCTCTTCTGAAATTCAGCACCCCATTGCATTGGCGGTAAAAGTTAAGACAGTTTCTGGAATTAAATATTTTAAATGGAATAATTTTAAAATAACTAAAAAACACGGTCAATACGAGATTTCCTGCACAAAACCGATAGAAATTAAAAATACAGAAAACTTACTGTTCTTAGCAAAGTACGTGCTGGACAAACAGATCATAGATATCAACGGGAGAAAAGTGGTCAGAGTTAACGACGTGCGCCTGGTCCTTTTAGAGTCAGGCCTTTATGCCATTGCTGTAGACATCGGCATAGAAGGCCTTCTGAGGCGCCTGGGTCTGGCCAAACCCCTTAAGAGATTATTGAAGAAGTTTAACATAAATATTTCCAGTAAATTTATACTATGGGAAGATATTGAAACAATTCCTCAAGCCAACGAGAATATCATGCTATCAAAAACCCACCAAAAGCTATCTACACTGCATCCATCAGATCTAGCTGACATCATCGAAGAATTGGACATTAAATCAGGCATGGCGATATTTTCTAGCCTCGACAGGTCTCGAGCTGCCGACGTGCTGGAAGAAATGGAATCAGATACTCAGAGGAATATTTTAAACACTCTTTCAGCGGAAAAAGCCGCTGATATACTGGAAGAAATGTCCCCTGATGAAGTGGCAGATATCCTGGACGACTTAAATGAAGACAGGGTAGAAGAACTGCTCAACGAGATGGAAAATACCGTGTCCACGGAAATAAGGGAACTCATGGAATACCCGGAGTACACCGTGGGAAGCCTTATGACCACCGATTATATATCATTTAAACACACGTTGACCGCTGAAGAGACTATACAGGAACTCAGGCGAATTAAACCAGAAGAAGATACCATTTATTACCTCTACGTAGTTGATAGCAAAAACAGACTGATAGGTGTTGTATCCCTAAGAGATCTGGTGATATCAGAGCCCGATGTGCCACTGGAAAAGATAATGAACACAGACGTGATATACGTATACGACATGGACCCCATAAGCTCTCTCATTAAAACCGTGTCTAAATACAGTCTTATGGCCATTCCAGTAGTAGATAAGAATATGGAATTATTGGGTACCGTAATAATAAATGACATCATATACGAGCTTATGAAAAGCAGGAAAAACTACGTAAGGAGGTAA
- a CDS encoding Nramp family divalent metal transporter, translating into MKAKRKNWLTNMLIFLSILGPGIIAGSVDNDAGGITTYSVAGAAYGYNLLWTLLPSFIVLIVIQEMNARMGIVTGKGLADLIRENFGVKITFFIFLGLLIADIGNTATEFAGIAGSMEIFGINKYVIVPLVAIGVWLLIVKGNYKIAEKVFLLFSIFLLSYIISALMAKPDWKSIGMAIVRPSVEISPNYLSMVIGMVGTTIAPWMQFYMQSSVIEKGIKVEDYRYTLWDVIIGCIATVLVAFFIVVACASTLHINGIKIEEAKDAAMALKPLAGTLASQVFAFGLFIASVFSAAILPVATAFYICEAFGFEAGIDKKLSEAPQFYTLFTVIIVIAVAIILIPHAPLITITIWTQVLNGILLPVVLISMMLLVNNKEIMGKYVNTPLKNAIGWVTTVVLIALTLTLFVFSLIK; encoded by the coding sequence ATGAAAGCAAAGAGAAAAAACTGGTTGACCAATATGCTTATTTTTTTATCGATATTAGGCCCTGGAATAATAGCAGGCAGTGTGGACAACGATGCCGGGGGAATAACTACGTACTCGGTTGCAGGGGCAGCATATGGATACAACCTATTGTGGACATTACTCCCATCATTTATCGTTCTGATCGTAATACAGGAGATGAACGCCCGAATGGGAATCGTCACCGGTAAGGGACTTGCTGACCTCATAAGGGAAAATTTCGGCGTGAAAATAACTTTTTTTATATTTCTAGGTTTACTCATTGCTGACATCGGAAATACAGCCACAGAATTTGCGGGAATAGCGGGTAGCATGGAGATCTTTGGTATAAATAAGTACGTTATCGTGCCCCTTGTAGCTATAGGTGTGTGGCTTCTCATCGTTAAAGGCAATTACAAAATAGCCGAAAAAGTATTTTTGCTTTTTAGTATATTTTTGCTGTCTTATATAATCTCTGCGCTTATGGCAAAACCGGATTGGAAAAGCATAGGCATGGCTATAGTGAGACCATCTGTAGAAATAAGTCCCAATTATTTAAGCATGGTCATAGGTATGGTGGGTACCACTATAGCTCCGTGGATGCAATTTTACATGCAGTCATCAGTCATCGAAAAGGGGATTAAGGTAGAAGATTACAGGTATACCCTCTGGGATGTCATAATAGGATGCATTGCGACGGTATTGGTGGCCTTTTTTATCGTAGTAGCCTGTGCGTCCACGTTGCACATAAATGGAATAAAAATTGAAGAAGCCAAAGATGCGGCTATGGCCTTAAAGCCGTTAGCCGGAACACTGGCTTCACAGGTCTTCGCATTTGGGCTCTTTATCGCTTCAGTTTTCTCTGCAGCCATATTGCCAGTAGCTACCGCCTTTTACATATGCGAGGCCTTTGGTTTTGAAGCCGGAATCGATAAAAAATTAAGCGAAGCCCCTCAGTTTTACACGCTTTTTACAGTCATCATAGTAATCGCGGTAGCCATTATCCTCATACCCCATGCGCCATTGATAACCATTACTATATGGACTCAGGTCTTAAATGGAATTTTGTTGCCTGTGGTCTTGATATCGATGATGTTGTTGGTCAATAACAAAGAAATAATGGGCAAATACGTAAATACCCCACTGAAAAACGCCATAGGCTGGGTTACCACTGTAGTCCTAATAGCGCTCACGCTTACGCTGTTTGTCTTTTCTCTGATAAAATAA
- a CDS encoding DUF3006 domain-containing protein, which produces MGFGVIDRFEGDMAVIETEGKTVIVKRHLLPPDAREGDVVDMSSMKIDRNKTRNRKNKINRLMRDVWEDSD; this is translated from the coding sequence ATGGGTTTTGGCGTCATCGATAGATTTGAAGGCGATATGGCTGTAATTGAAACAGAAGGCAAAACGGTTATAGTAAAGCGACATCTCCTACCTCCTGACGCAAGAGAAGGAGATGTCGTAGACATGAGCTCCATGAAAATCGACCGCAACAAAACGCGGAATAGGAAAAACAAGATCAATCGGCTTATGAGAGATGTATGGGAAGACAGCGACTAA
- a CDS encoding AAA family ATPase: protein MSVNIFPLIFVGGLLYIFYKFMVNQGLLKTHGFGTLVRVPQEDFSCIGGQSTAISELKEALDFILDSDKIEKMGIRPLKGLLLTGPPGTGKTLLAKAAANYTDSVFIATSGSEFIEVYAGVGAQRVRKLFQSARDRAKAENKKSAIIFIDEIDILGARRGTHESHMEYDQTLNQLLVEMDGINADDDVKILVLAATNRPDMLDPALLRPGRFDRQVKVDLPDKEGRLQILKIHVKNKPLADDVDLDAIARETFGFSGAHLESLANEAAINAMRNKSDKITQKDFLQAIDKVILGEKIDKKPSSEELYRIAVHEAGHAIVSEMLERGSVANLTIVPRGNAMGFLRQSLEEDRYIYTREQLENQIMVCLAGSAAEKVILGNKSTGASNDFEKAVELAKEIIFSGLSSLGIISKDDISPKKVNDEVTNIISRLEKKTTELLIDNHFVIHKVVDVLREKETISGEELRSILNSSF from the coding sequence ATGAGCGTAAATATATTTCCCTTGATCTTTGTGGGAGGTTTGCTTTATATATTTTACAAATTTATGGTAAATCAGGGATTGCTTAAAACCCACGGGTTTGGCACTCTGGTAAGGGTTCCTCAAGAGGATTTTTCCTGCATTGGCGGGCAAAGCACTGCTATATCCGAGTTGAAAGAAGCCCTTGACTTTATACTGGACAGCGACAAGATTGAGAAAATGGGGATAAGGCCGTTAAAGGGTTTGTTGCTTACAGGGCCTCCTGGCACTGGTAAAACGTTGCTGGCGAAAGCAGCAGCTAATTACACCGATTCAGTTTTTATAGCTACGTCTGGTAGTGAGTTTATAGAGGTTTACGCTGGGGTGGGTGCTCAGCGAGTGAGAAAGCTGTTTCAAAGTGCCAGGGATAGGGCCAAGGCCGAAAACAAAAAGAGCGCCATTATATTCATCGACGAAATCGACATATTAGGCGCCAGGCGAGGTACCCATGAAAGTCACATGGAATATGACCAGACGCTCAACCAGCTGTTGGTGGAGATGGACGGAATAAATGCAGACGATGACGTCAAGATATTGGTTTTGGCCGCTACTAACAGGCCAGATATGCTGGACCCTGCACTTTTGAGGCCCGGAAGGTTTGACAGACAGGTAAAAGTTGATTTACCTGATAAGGAGGGCAGACTTCAGATATTAAAAATACACGTAAAAAATAAACCTTTGGCTGACGATGTAGACCTTGATGCGATAGCGAGGGAGACCTTTGGCTTTTCTGGGGCTCACCTGGAAAGCCTGGCCAATGAAGCGGCTATAAACGCCATGAGAAATAAAAGCGATAAGATAACCCAGAAGGATTTTCTTCAGGCTATCGACAAAGTTATTCTGGGCGAGAAAATCGACAAAAAGCCTAGTTCAGAAGAGCTTTACAGGATAGCCGTTCACGAAGCAGGCCATGCCATAGTTAGCGAGATGTTGGAAAGAGGGAGCGTGGCTAATCTCACTATTGTCCCCAGAGGTAACGCCATGGGCTTTTTGCGGCAGTCCCTGGAAGAGGACAGGTACATTTACACGAGAGAACAGCTGGAAAATCAGATAATGGTGTGCCTCGCAGGTTCTGCCGCGGAAAAAGTCATATTAGGCAATAAGAGCACGGGTGCCAGCAATGATTTTGAAAAAGCGGTAGAGCTGGCAAAAGAAATAATCTTCTCAGGGCTGTCATCGCTGGGAATAATAAGCAAAGATGACATTTCGCCTAAAAAGGTCAATGACGAGGTGACCAATATAATAAGTCGCCTGGAAAAAAAGACTACGGAGTTGCTCATCGACAATCACTTTGTGATACACAAAGTAGTCGATGTGTTAAGGGAAAAAGAGACGATTTCGGGGGAAGAGCTGAGGAGTATATTGAACTCTAGCTTTTAG